Proteins from a genomic interval of Rhinoraja longicauda isolate Sanriku21f chromosome 16, sRhiLon1.1, whole genome shotgun sequence:
- the LOC144600887 gene encoding receptor expression-enhancing protein 3-like, with the protein MVSWIISRTVVLVFGTLYPAYYSYKAVKTKNVKEYVRWMMYWIVFALYTILETIADLTIAWFPLYYELKVAFVIWLLSPYTRGAGVLYRKFLHPLLSSRETEIDEYISQAKDRSYDTMVKFGRQGLNLAATAAVTAAVKSQGAITEKLRSLSMHDLTTIQGDEPVGHRSLTGGADTRKKAKHLPREDFNQHLNYDDVDSDDRSEAEQNSVHSDDELVTQKHLLRSQSLKMKRKGHRKEVRYGSLKLRSKKKLPCSYITG; encoded by the exons CCTTGTGTTTGGAACCTTGTATCCTGCTTATTATTCATACAAAGCTGTAAAAACCAAAAACGTGAAGGAATAT GTTCGTTGGATGATGTACTGGATTGTTTTTGCCCTTTACACGATACTTGAAACTATTGCAGATCTCACTATTGCATG GTTTCCACTGTACTATGAACTTAAAGTTGCATTTGTTATTTGGTTGCTGTCTCCATACACACGAGGTGCAGGTGTACTTTACAGAAAGTTTCTACACCCTCTTCTTTCCTCCCGTGAGACA GAGATTGATGAGTATATTAGCCAAGCTAAAGATCGAAGCTATGATACAATGGTGAAATTTGGAAGGCAAGGTCTAAACCTAGCTGCAACTGCTGCTGTGACGGCTGCAGTAAAG AGTCAAGGTGCAATTACTGAAAAGCTGAGGAGTTTAAGTATGCATGACCTAACAACCATACAAGGTGATGAGCCAGTAGGACACCGTTCCTTAACTGGTGGTGCAGATACCAGAAAGAAGGCAAAACATTTGCCCAGAGAGGACTTCA ACCAACATTTAAATTACGATGATGTGGACAGTGACGATCGATCAGAGGCTGAGCAGAACAGCGTTCATTCTGACGACGAGCTGGTCACACAAAAGCATCTCCTGCGATCACAGAGCCTTAAAATGAAACGGAAAGGTCATCGTAAAGAG gTCCGGTATGGATCCCTGAAGTTGAGATCCAAGAAGAAGTTACCTTGCAGTTATATCACAGGATAA